The following proteins are encoded in a genomic region of Nocardioides renjunii:
- a CDS encoding SatD family protein, with protein sequence MAAMSPEASVTVIGDLVGSRLRADRAAVHARFERAIDALNTEYAPPVPLRIGLGDEFQGIFDTLGAAIGATLRLRMALLPDVDVRQGIGWGRVLVLSAEPRVEDGPGWWAARAAIETVEAYERKAPLRAVRTAYVAADDEPGPSPGLVNAALMARDQVVTGLSERSVSVLDGLMRKKRQQDIADELGISPSAVSQRVRAEGIGVVLAADELLRDL encoded by the coding sequence ATGGCTGCGATGAGCCCTGAGGCTTCAGTGACGGTCATCGGCGACCTCGTGGGCTCGCGTCTGCGCGCCGACCGCGCCGCCGTGCACGCGCGCTTCGAGCGGGCGATCGACGCCCTCAACACCGAGTACGCGCCGCCGGTGCCGCTGCGCATCGGCCTCGGCGACGAGTTCCAGGGGATCTTCGACACCCTCGGTGCCGCGATCGGGGCGACCCTCCGGCTGCGGATGGCGCTGCTGCCCGACGTCGACGTGCGGCAGGGCATCGGCTGGGGACGGGTGCTCGTCCTCTCGGCCGAGCCCCGCGTGGAGGACGGCCCCGGCTGGTGGGCCGCACGCGCCGCGATCGAGACCGTGGAGGCGTACGAGCGCAAGGCCCCGCTGCGCGCGGTGCGGACGGCGTACGTCGCGGCGGACGACGAGCCGGGCCCCTCGCCGGGCCTCGTCAACGCCGCCCTGATGGCACGGGACCAGGTCGTCACCGGCCTGTCGGAGCGGTCGGTGTCGGTGCTCGATGGTCTGATGAGGAAGAAGCGGCAGCAGGACATCGCCGACGAGCTGGGCATCAGCCCCTCAGCGGTCTCGCAGCGGGTCCGCGCCGAGGGGATCGGCGTGGTCCTGGCGGCAGACGAGCTGCTGCGGGACCTGTGA